A region of Kribbella sp. NBC_01245 DNA encodes the following proteins:
- the fxlM gene encoding methyltransferase, FxLD system, with the protein MDTDEWPQYLITFADRTGAEHAGTTVLAPGLREAAVDQWWFLRKHPAWRIRLPPHTPGSATKAVERLLADATAAGHAVGWKRGIYEPETLAFGGPGGIAIAHRLAHADSVHALDYLGVGSALADVHANVGRREIALLLAAALLRGAHLEWFERGDVWAKVAQLRPLKSPPSVGPEQREKTRMLLGADITRLTAAGQVLSPADDWLTAFHAAGQALAGLNTAGQLQRGLRAVLTHHILFAWNRLGLTATDQNALSRLATAAVMHDPEDDEPSPVLSVATTTVTEVNHPMTPTKTNDTAKQLREALVDQLVANGTVRTPAIEAALRATPRHLFVPDFDLAEAYKDDAVYTKQDANGVSISAASQPTIVAMMLEQLQAQSGQSILELGAGTGYNAALLATLVGPFGRITTIDVDQDIVDGARSRLLATGHANVDVILGDGAVGYPDNAPYDQIIATVGAWDLPAAWVQQLAPDGRLVVPLRLRGSVSRSIVFRRDGDILRSTNSQMSTFMPLRGGIADDPRRVVHLTSDGSVQLQLNQEQTTDTDRLAGVLDTPAREVWTGVTMAGQESFEYLDLWLTCTLPGAFSRMPVHPEAARAGIVRPQFGWGSWATASEGNLAYLTLRPTEIDGQRVHEIGVIGHGPGGAQQADQVAAQIKTWSQDYRGHDVEFAIAPHGTALTGQFVFDEPNNQLAITWQ; encoded by the coding sequence GTGGATACCGACGAATGGCCGCAGTACCTGATCACTTTCGCCGACCGCACCGGCGCCGAGCACGCAGGCACCACCGTGCTCGCACCCGGACTGCGTGAAGCAGCCGTCGACCAGTGGTGGTTCCTGCGCAAGCACCCTGCCTGGCGGATCCGCCTCCCGCCACACACGCCTGGTTCGGCCACCAAAGCTGTGGAGCGCCTGCTCGCCGATGCCACCGCCGCCGGCCATGCCGTCGGCTGGAAGCGCGGGATCTACGAACCCGAAACCCTCGCCTTCGGCGGCCCCGGAGGAATCGCGATCGCCCACCGCCTCGCCCACGCCGACAGCGTCCACGCCCTCGACTACCTCGGCGTCGGCAGCGCACTAGCCGACGTGCACGCCAATGTGGGACGGCGTGAGATCGCCCTGCTGCTCGCCGCGGCGCTCCTGCGCGGCGCACACCTCGAGTGGTTCGAACGAGGCGACGTCTGGGCCAAAGTCGCCCAGTTGCGACCGCTCAAGAGCCCGCCCAGTGTCGGGCCCGAACAGCGCGAGAAGACCAGGATGCTGCTCGGCGCCGACATCACCCGGCTCACTGCAGCCGGTCAGGTCCTTTCGCCGGCCGACGACTGGCTGACCGCGTTCCACGCGGCCGGGCAAGCACTCGCCGGCCTCAACACCGCTGGCCAGCTGCAGCGCGGCCTGCGCGCCGTTCTCACCCATCACATCCTGTTCGCCTGGAACCGGCTCGGCCTCACCGCCACCGACCAAAATGCCCTGTCGCGGCTCGCCACCGCCGCAGTCATGCACGACCCCGAAGACGACGAACCGTCCCCGGTTCTGTCGGTCGCCACCACTACTGTCACCGAGGTGAACCACCCCATGACCCCCACCAAGACCAACGACACCGCCAAGCAGCTGCGCGAGGCCCTCGTCGACCAGCTCGTCGCCAACGGCACCGTCCGCACCCCGGCCATCGAAGCCGCCCTGCGCGCCACACCGCGGCACCTGTTCGTCCCCGACTTCGACCTGGCCGAGGCCTACAAAGACGACGCCGTCTACACGAAGCAAGACGCCAACGGCGTCTCAATCAGTGCCGCATCGCAGCCCACCATCGTCGCGATGATGCTCGAGCAACTCCAGGCCCAGTCCGGCCAATCGATTCTCGAACTCGGCGCCGGCACCGGCTACAACGCAGCCCTCTTGGCCACCCTCGTCGGACCGTTCGGACGCATCACCACCATCGACGTCGACCAAGACATCGTCGACGGCGCACGCAGCCGCCTGCTCGCCACCGGCCACGCCAACGTCGACGTTATCCTCGGCGACGGAGCCGTCGGCTACCCCGACAACGCGCCCTACGACCAGATCATCGCCACCGTCGGCGCCTGGGACCTGCCCGCCGCCTGGGTCCAGCAGCTCGCGCCCGACGGACGCCTCGTCGTACCGCTGCGGCTCCGAGGCAGCGTCTCCCGCTCCATCGTGTTCCGCCGCGACGGCGACATCCTGCGCAGCACCAACAGCCAGATGTCGACCTTCATGCCGTTACGCGGCGGCATCGCCGACGACCCCCGACGCGTCGTCCACCTCACCAGCGACGGCTCCGTCCAGCTCCAGCTCAATCAGGAACAAACCACCGACACCGACCGCCTCGCCGGCGTCCTCGACACCCCGGCCCGCGAAGTGTGGACCGGCGTGACCATGGCCGGCCAAGAATCCTTTGAATATCTCGACCTCTGGCTCACCTGCACCCTGCCGGGCGCCTTCAGCCGCATGCCAGTCCACCCTGAGGCCGCCCGAGCCGGGATCGTCCGTCCCCAGTTCGGCTGGGGCTCCTGGGCCACCGCCAGCGAAGGCAACCTCGCTTACCTCACCCTGCGCCCCACCGAGATCGACGGCCAACGAGTGCACGAGATCGGCGTGATCGGCCACGGCCCCGGAGGCGCCCAGCAAGCCGATCAGGTCGCGGCACAGATCAAGACCTGGAGCCAGGACTACCGCGGCCACGACGTCGAGTTCGCCATCGCACCACACGGCACCGCACTCACCGGACAGTTCGTCTTCGACGAACCCAACAACCAGCTCGCCATCACCTGGCAATAG
- a CDS encoding lanthionine synthetase C family protein yields the protein MTGQLRQLTPRPTSTGQTRQSLAGGAVGAALLDIERAATGHGTWQTAHQALAVASSGGITSTQQTHLYYGAPAFAFAITGAHQHHPGSYRDALAMLDEMVSTIVQARLAAAHARIDARQLPALSEFDTIRGLAGLGAHLLRRDHRQPLLRDVLAYLVRLTQPIHDDGDELPGWWTHLDPGGNPSPDYPGGHANTGMAHGIGGPLALLALAANRGFTVPGHHEAIARIRDWLDRWQQTTDTGPCWNRTETTSTWWPYWITRTELRTGRLQQRGPQRPSWCYGTPGLGRAQQLAAIATRDAAWKHAAETALVDALTDSHQVALLTDNSLCHGLAGAAYIARLAAADSTSPQLARVADQLAAAADRRRTPRPDTTAPLDTPQGFLEGTAGTALALRAHLLQAAPRTSWDSSLLINASI from the coding sequence ATGACCGGCCAGCTGCGACAACTCACGCCCCGTCCCACCTCGACTGGCCAGACACGGCAGTCACTGGCCGGCGGCGCCGTCGGTGCCGCGCTACTCGACATCGAGCGCGCAGCAACCGGCCACGGCACCTGGCAAACCGCTCACCAGGCGCTCGCGGTGGCCAGCTCCGGAGGGATCACCTCGACCCAGCAAACCCACCTGTATTACGGTGCTCCCGCGTTCGCTTTCGCCATCACCGGAGCACATCAGCACCATCCCGGCAGCTACCGCGACGCCCTCGCGATGCTCGACGAGATGGTCTCCACCATCGTCCAAGCCCGGCTGGCGGCCGCACACGCCCGCATCGACGCCCGCCAGCTGCCGGCTCTCAGCGAGTTCGACACCATCCGCGGTCTCGCCGGCCTCGGCGCTCACCTCCTGCGCCGCGACCACCGACAGCCGCTGCTGCGCGATGTCCTCGCCTACCTGGTCCGGCTCACCCAGCCCATCCACGATGACGGCGACGAACTCCCCGGCTGGTGGACCCACCTCGACCCCGGCGGCAACCCGTCCCCGGACTACCCCGGCGGCCACGCCAACACCGGCATGGCGCACGGCATCGGCGGGCCCCTCGCCCTGCTCGCACTCGCCGCCAACCGCGGCTTCACCGTTCCCGGCCACCACGAAGCCATCGCCCGCATCCGGGACTGGCTCGACCGCTGGCAGCAGACCACCGACACGGGCCCCTGCTGGAACCGCACAGAGACCACCAGCACCTGGTGGCCCTACTGGATCACCCGCACCGAATTGCGCACCGGCCGCCTCCAGCAACGCGGCCCGCAGCGGCCGTCCTGGTGCTACGGCACTCCTGGTTTGGGCCGCGCTCAGCAACTTGCTGCCATCGCGACCAGGGACGCCGCCTGGAAGCACGCCGCCGAAACTGCACTCGTCGACGCACTCACCGACTCCCACCAAGTCGCGCTGCTCACCGACAACTCGCTGTGCCACGGCCTGGCAGGCGCCGCCTACATTGCCCGCCTCGCCGCCGCCGACAGCACCTCACCCCAGCTCGCACGTGTCGCCGACCAGCTCGCGGCCGCGGCCGACCGGCGAAGAACACCACGCCCGGACACCACAGCACCACTCGACACACCTCAAGGGTTCCTCGAAGGCACCGCCGGGACCGCGCTCGCACTCCGCGCCCACCTGCTCCAGGCAGCGCCAAGAACCAGCTGGGACAGCAGCCTCCTGATCAACGCATCAATCTGA
- a CDS encoding lantibiotic dehydratase, translated as MTAMTLDHRTYRPVNALMLRSCLLTTSTIPAWPQLTGADASDVEIWRTWMATVLQQPSISGALDHASPDLTARIRAVIDGHVTEHRKVASAGLSLVQYVSRFHGRATPFGLAAGVSTAVVGAAAAVRLGRDHRATARAGASWLSAVVENLERTPELRPHLYVVVNNTVTVRGDRLVVPFQPLQPTGNPSHTVEMSLRHTTAVQLALELATEPIRWDDLAAKLGAEFDAATGEQIDQLLTQLLQTKALLTNLHAPATTVDALQHLVDVLASAGASGINAVSPVFRQLQGIQRDLIAHNQLDLSASSAIRPELGGRMTALSSAPRPLAVDTRADIDVAQPAAVLREVSAAAGLLTQLSTSPFGPPAWTRYAQAFFERYGIGTLVPVLDLVDPDSGLGFPDGYLTATPEPARAITDRDLQLLTLAQTAAVDQLTEIELTPQLVDQLSPGGAERIAAARHLELTFQLHAASTAALDQGAFELAVTSVSRGIGTVTGRFLPLLGATYRNQLADELIRADVGDVLRVQLSAPPLAAADAHVTRSPKVLPDVIGVAEHRPAAAGTIPVSDLAVATDGYQLRLSSISRGRWIEPVLFNAIELRSHTPALARFLNELPRAHTAVVTQFDWGAATQLPYLPRLRRGRLIISPATWRITATDLPAETGLQAWAQRLTEHRAQRRIPVRVLAIRGDQRLPLDLDQISHAAVLRADLARGRTITLTEQASAEAFGWLDGHTHEIVAPLIATTPPRRTTLPRPGPQHVVAPGHGHLPAVSCWMTIKLYGHPARQDEILTAHLPRLLGELPAGTGWWFIRYQDPQPHLRLRLQLNSPDEFGPATAAVSRWADSLRQQRLLRDLLIAPYYAEPGRWGGEAALAGAERIFAADSQALLTQLSQPTAPARQAVTAANFVAIAAAFTGSTEAAMQWLTDHANAELDQAPPRDVLTTAVRIADPTNDWAGLSATGPGLAIVDSWTSRDHAVRSYRTALEHTELNLDEVLMSLLHVHHIRAIGIDRTDESHCLRLARAAALAWTARRKTQP; from the coding sequence ATGACCGCGATGACGCTCGACCACCGCACCTACCGGCCGGTGAACGCGCTCATGCTCCGGTCCTGCCTGCTAACCACCTCTACGATCCCCGCCTGGCCACAGCTCACCGGAGCAGACGCCAGCGATGTTGAGATCTGGCGTACCTGGATGGCAACCGTCCTACAGCAGCCCTCCATCAGCGGCGCTCTCGACCACGCCAGCCCCGACCTCACCGCGCGCATCCGCGCCGTCATCGACGGACACGTGACTGAACACCGCAAGGTCGCCTCGGCCGGGCTGTCCTTGGTCCAATACGTCTCCCGGTTCCACGGCCGGGCAACACCCTTCGGCCTAGCCGCGGGCGTTTCCACCGCCGTCGTCGGAGCTGCCGCCGCGGTACGCCTCGGCCGTGACCACCGCGCCACCGCTCGCGCGGGCGCCAGTTGGCTCAGCGCCGTCGTCGAGAATCTCGAACGGACACCCGAGCTTCGGCCACACCTCTACGTGGTCGTCAACAACACCGTCACTGTTCGAGGCGACCGGCTCGTGGTGCCCTTCCAACCGCTGCAGCCGACCGGTAATCCCAGCCATACCGTCGAGATGTCACTGCGTCACACCACCGCCGTACAGCTAGCCCTCGAGCTGGCCACCGAGCCCATCCGATGGGACGATCTGGCCGCCAAACTCGGCGCCGAGTTCGACGCTGCCACCGGCGAACAGATCGACCAGCTGTTGACCCAGCTCCTGCAGACCAAGGCGCTGCTGACCAACCTGCACGCCCCGGCGACCACCGTCGACGCCCTCCAGCACCTGGTCGACGTACTCGCGTCGGCCGGGGCATCCGGCATCAACGCCGTCTCACCGGTCTTCCGGCAGTTGCAGGGTATTCAGCGTGATCTCATCGCCCACAACCAACTCGACCTGTCGGCATCCAGCGCAATCCGCCCAGAGCTCGGCGGCCGCATGACAGCCCTGTCCTCAGCACCGCGGCCACTCGCCGTGGACACCCGGGCCGACATCGACGTCGCACAACCCGCGGCGGTACTGCGAGAGGTCTCGGCTGCCGCCGGGCTGCTCACCCAACTGAGCACCTCACCTTTCGGCCCGCCCGCCTGGACCCGCTACGCGCAAGCCTTCTTCGAGCGCTACGGAATCGGCACCCTGGTACCCGTGCTCGACCTGGTCGACCCCGATTCTGGGCTCGGCTTCCCTGACGGCTACCTCACCGCCACACCAGAACCAGCCCGCGCCATCACCGACCGGGACCTGCAGCTCCTGACCCTGGCCCAGACCGCCGCGGTCGACCAGCTCACGGAGATCGAACTGACACCACAACTCGTCGATCAGCTCTCTCCAGGCGGCGCCGAACGGATCGCGGCGGCGCGACACCTCGAGCTCACGTTCCAGCTTCACGCAGCATCGACCGCGGCACTGGACCAGGGTGCCTTCGAGCTCGCCGTGACGAGCGTCTCGCGCGGCATTGGCACCGTCACTGGACGATTTCTTCCCCTGCTCGGCGCCACCTACCGAAACCAGCTCGCTGACGAGCTCATTCGTGCCGACGTAGGCGACGTACTGCGGGTGCAGCTGTCGGCGCCGCCGCTAGCTGCCGCCGACGCCCACGTCACCCGCTCACCGAAAGTCCTGCCCGACGTGATCGGCGTCGCCGAACACCGGCCGGCTGCAGCCGGAACGATCCCGGTCAGCGACCTCGCGGTCGCCACCGACGGCTACCAGCTGAGACTCTCCTCAATCTCCCGCGGCCGCTGGATCGAACCGGTCCTGTTCAACGCGATCGAGCTGCGCTCCCACACACCCGCGCTCGCCCGATTCCTCAACGAGCTCCCCCGCGCCCACACCGCAGTAGTCACCCAGTTCGATTGGGGCGCCGCAACCCAGCTCCCCTACCTGCCGAGACTTCGCCGAGGCCGCCTCATCATCTCTCCAGCGACCTGGCGAATCACCGCTACCGACCTGCCCGCCGAGACCGGCCTGCAGGCCTGGGCTCAGCGGCTCACCGAGCATCGTGCGCAGCGGCGTATCCCGGTCAGGGTCCTTGCCATCCGTGGGGACCAGCGGCTTCCGCTCGACCTCGACCAGATCAGTCATGCTGCCGTGCTTCGGGCCGATCTCGCGCGCGGCCGCACGATCACTCTGACCGAGCAGGCCTCGGCCGAGGCGTTCGGGTGGCTCGACGGCCACACCCACGAGATCGTCGCACCCCTGATCGCCACCACACCCCCGCGCCGGACCACGCTCCCCAGACCCGGCCCTCAACACGTAGTAGCGCCGGGCCACGGGCATCTGCCGGCCGTGTCGTGCTGGATGACGATCAAGCTTTACGGTCACCCGGCCCGCCAAGACGAAATCCTCACAGCCCACCTCCCCCGGCTGCTCGGCGAGCTCCCAGCCGGGACCGGGTGGTGGTTCATCCGCTACCAGGATCCCCAGCCGCACCTGCGCCTCAGACTCCAGCTGAACAGCCCGGACGAGTTCGGGCCTGCAACGGCCGCAGTCAGCCGCTGGGCCGACTCGCTGCGGCAGCAGCGCCTGCTCCGCGATCTGCTGATCGCGCCCTACTACGCCGAGCCCGGTCGCTGGGGCGGTGAAGCCGCGCTGGCCGGTGCCGAGCGAATCTTCGCGGCTGACTCCCAAGCACTCCTGACCCAGCTCAGTCAGCCGACTGCCCCTGCGCGACAGGCGGTCACGGCCGCGAACTTCGTTGCAATCGCCGCCGCGTTCACCGGCAGCACAGAGGCCGCCATGCAATGGCTCACCGACCACGCCAACGCCGAACTCGACCAGGCACCGCCGCGCGACGTCCTCACCACCGCCGTCCGGATCGCCGACCCCACCAACGACTGGGCAGGCCTGAGCGCCACCGGCCCCGGGCTCGCGATCGTCGACAGCTGGACCAGCCGGGATCACGCCGTACGTAGCTACCGGACCGCACTCGAGCACACCGAGCTCAATCTCGACGAGGTGCTGATGTCGCTGCTGCACGTCCATCACATCCGCGCGATCGGGATCGACCGCACCGACGAATCCCACTGCCTGCGCCTCGCCCGTGCCGCTGCCCTCGCCTGGACAGCACGGCGGAAGACCCAGCCATGA
- a CDS encoding FxLD family lanthipeptide, which produces MRTTTEVISTGPEQAFDLDIRALEIADAGPLMARNTDDNCGSTCPNACATNMG; this is translated from the coding sequence ATGCGCACGACCACTGAGGTCATCAGCACTGGCCCGGAGCAGGCCTTCGACCTGGACATTCGTGCCCTGGAGATCGCGGACGCGGGGCCGTTGATGGCCCGCAACACCGACGACAACTGCGGCTCGACCTGTCCCAATGCCTGCGCCACCAACATGGGCTGA
- a CDS encoding SAM-dependent methyltransferase: MARYADEADSLANRNGWPPGFEDTLSYPHSALLWNLASGGKNCFSAERDLFDRLGEAVPHPVFSQIVHANNAFVHRVVAELQAVGITQFIDLGPGIPTDGLPPTDAKSLYGSVLSASRASKVVYVDNDLIVLAHARALRDQPGQVLIIDGDIYQPKEILDSTELNEFLDWAKPIGLICTAVLHEYPGPVDEIADIMACYVDRLPAGSYTAISHFLDTGDEHAKGVLHPLEEVLQGRPNHCQFRTQNEIEALFPGQQIQDPGIVQCRQWRNPDFDAEREMKNGAGIAGGIGRIPENGKLA, encoded by the coding sequence ATGGCGAGATATGCCGACGAGGCTGATTCGTTGGCTAACCGCAACGGCTGGCCACCCGGATTCGAGGACACGCTTTCGTACCCACACAGCGCTCTGCTGTGGAACCTCGCCAGCGGAGGGAAGAACTGCTTCTCGGCCGAGCGCGATCTGTTCGACCGACTCGGCGAGGCCGTGCCACACCCTGTCTTCAGCCAGATCGTGCACGCCAACAACGCCTTCGTCCACCGCGTCGTGGCCGAGCTACAAGCAGTCGGCATCACACAGTTCATCGACCTCGGCCCCGGCATTCCCACCGACGGTCTACCGCCCACTGACGCGAAGAGCCTCTACGGCAGCGTCCTGAGCGCCAGCCGAGCCTCGAAGGTCGTGTACGTCGACAACGATCTGATCGTTCTCGCGCACGCCCGGGCACTGCGTGACCAGCCAGGGCAGGTCCTCATCATCGACGGCGACATCTACCAGCCCAAAGAGATCCTTGACAGCACTGAACTCAACGAGTTCCTCGACTGGGCAAAGCCGATCGGCCTGATCTGCACCGCGGTCCTGCACGAATACCCCGGACCCGTCGATGAGATCGCCGACATCATGGCCTGCTACGTCGACCGCCTGCCAGCCGGGTCCTACACGGCCATCTCACATTTCCTCGACACCGGCGACGAGCACGCCAAAGGCGTCCTCCACCCCCTCGAGGAGGTCCTCCAAGGCCGGCCCAACCACTGCCAGTTCCGCACCCAGAACGAGATCGAGGCCCTGTTCCCCGGCCAGCAGATCCAGGACCCGGGCATCGTGCAATGCCGCCAATGGCGAAACCCCGACTTCGACGCCGAACGCGAGATGAAGAACGGTGCAGGTATCGCAGGTGGCATTGGCCGTATCCCCGAGAACGGCAAGCTGGCATGA
- a CDS encoding helix-turn-helix domain-containing protein — MTPSTKRARGARLLLGHHLRYLRERAGVSEQEVADAVERSKMTWWRIENGQTSIRGYDVERACQAMGVTNPELIGKLTDLARQSKDSERGSKGWKESYDSVASDNFLLFTSLEDAAASTCSYDRNYLPGLLQTPGYMRGLMATERHTGLSPDPEDLEKRAALRLKRQEILTREDNSLRMLSVIHEAALRPPYAGAEAMREQLNHLLAASERDNISIRVMPADRDHAGEAVGQFILLEFPTYGDLQFPAHIYVDGYISFYLTDKAHEVERFTSSWPNIWSTALGEEETRDFITQMLADL, encoded by the coding sequence ATGACGCCTTCAACGAAGCGCGCACGGGGCGCACGATTGCTGCTCGGCCATCACCTTCGTTACCTACGCGAACGGGCCGGCGTGTCGGAGCAGGAGGTGGCCGACGCTGTCGAGCGCTCGAAGATGACGTGGTGGCGAATCGAGAACGGCCAGACATCCATCCGCGGCTATGACGTCGAGCGCGCCTGTCAGGCCATGGGCGTGACGAACCCTGAGCTCATCGGCAAGCTGACGGACCTCGCGCGGCAGTCCAAGGACAGCGAACGCGGCAGCAAGGGCTGGAAGGAGTCCTACGACTCGGTGGCCAGCGACAACTTCCTGCTCTTCACGTCGCTGGAGGACGCTGCAGCTTCGACCTGCTCCTACGATCGCAACTACCTCCCGGGGCTGTTGCAGACTCCCGGGTACATGCGTGGACTGATGGCGACTGAGCGGCACACAGGGCTCAGTCCCGACCCGGAAGACCTGGAGAAGCGTGCGGCGCTTCGGCTGAAGCGTCAGGAGATCCTGACTCGGGAAGACAACTCCTTGAGGATGCTGTCCGTGATCCACGAGGCCGCGCTGCGTCCGCCGTACGCGGGAGCCGAGGCGATGCGCGAGCAGTTGAACCACCTGCTGGCTGCCAGCGAGCGAGACAACATCTCGATCCGCGTGATGCCGGCCGATCGCGACCATGCGGGCGAGGCCGTGGGGCAGTTCATCTTGCTGGAGTTCCCCACGTACGGCGATCTGCAATTCCCTGCACACATCTACGTCGACGGGTACATCAGCTTCTACCTCACCGATAAGGCGCACGAGGTCGAACGCTTCACGTCCTCGTGGCCGAACATCTGGAGCACCGCACTCGGCGAAGAAGAAACCAGAGACTTCATCACCCAGATGCTGGCCGACCTTTAG
- a CDS encoding DUF397 domain-containing protein yields the protein MTDLNDLDFRRSSRCNATNNCVEVADRPGGGVVLRDSKDGGTGPVLQFSPLEWDRFLDGAKNGEFDLEQP from the coding sequence ATGACCGACCTCAATGACCTGGACTTCCGTAGGTCCAGCCGTTGCAACGCGACCAACAACTGCGTTGAGGTGGCCGACCGACCTGGCGGGGGCGTCGTTCTGCGAGACAGCAAGGACGGCGGAACGGGGCCGGTACTGCAGTTCAGCCCCCTTGAATGGGATCGCTTTCTTGATGGCGCCAAGAATGGCGAGTTCGACCTCGAACAGCCGTGA
- a CDS encoding inositol monophosphatase family protein gives MDIPSLWQELEGVLTPMLAGFRSKRSFWVEQKPDSTLLSEADEAVQEQIIKCVRAADPDGLIIGEEGVNGADALHGSGPSDRLWIIDPIDGTSQFVDRDGREFCSVVCLVENKIPVAAFVLAPEIGPDRGAVCISLSGKNEPILINGRRASGPSLSGQHHRASVTRSSGTNARPYESKLSAHGYQLKVRATSQTLDMVRTCIDIAPFTDPALESFGLFYRERQKVWDGAAGICMAYAAGLYVGDGAGRERTAIDIALDAAEPIFDSTLVASDAVAAQIVVEGSKR, from the coding sequence GTGGACATCCCATCGTTGTGGCAAGAGCTGGAGGGCGTCCTGACGCCCATGCTCGCAGGGTTTCGTTCCAAGCGATCTTTTTGGGTCGAGCAGAAGCCCGATAGCACCTTGCTTTCAGAGGCAGACGAGGCCGTGCAGGAGCAAATCATCAAGTGCGTGCGAGCGGCTGATCCCGACGGGTTGATCATCGGGGAGGAGGGCGTCAATGGCGCGGACGCACTTCACGGGAGTGGACCGAGTGATCGGCTCTGGATCATCGATCCCATCGACGGGACATCTCAATTTGTTGATCGAGACGGCCGAGAATTTTGCAGTGTCGTCTGTCTAGTTGAGAACAAGATTCCAGTGGCAGCGTTCGTTCTTGCGCCTGAGATCGGACCCGATCGTGGCGCTGTCTGCATCAGCCTGAGTGGCAAAAATGAGCCGATTCTGATTAATGGCAGGCGAGCATCTGGTCCGTCCCTTTCCGGCCAGCATCACCGGGCTTCCGTTACGAGGAGTTCCGGCACGAACGCGCGGCCGTATGAAAGCAAACTGTCGGCTCACGGGTACCAGCTCAAGGTTCGTGCGACATCGCAGACTCTGGACATGGTGAGGACGTGCATCGATATCGCGCCATTCACCGACCCAGCACTCGAATCATTCGGTCTGTTCTACCGTGAACGGCAGAAGGTCTGGGATGGTGCCGCAGGCATTTGCATGGCATACGCCGCTGGTCTCTATGTAGGCGACGGCGCCGGCCGGGAGCGCACCGCGATTGATATTGCGTTGGATGCTGCCGAGCCCATCTTCGACAGCACGCTTGTCGCATCAGATGCGGTTGCCGCACAGATCGTTGTGGAAGGGTCCAAGCGCTAG
- a CDS encoding Scr1 family TA system antitoxin-like transcriptional regulator — MRRKLPTGRRIAAIGRAGARRPTIRPSRWRRAAPSQSGSPSASRAGRCTRGERWTKPRPRRTGRELGRGSGQKDYGRAVMSLERFNSADFDPVSLAVRLKVRMNRQRILERETDVPQLEVIIGGAAFLHIAGSSQTMIGQLEHLLMDFPPLAEGRLVEPTQVYVDGYSAFYMSADPAEVGKYRRAWPSMRETALSESASREFLKRRIADLS; from the coding sequence GTGAGGCGCAAGTTGCCTACTGGCAGAAGGATTGCCGCGATCGGCCGAGCTGGCGCGCGAAGGCCAACCATTCGCCCGAGCAGGTGGCGGCGTGCTGCGCCAAGCCAGTCAGGAAGCCCGAGCGCTAGCCGCGCTGGGCGATGCACACGGGGTGAACGTTGGACCAAACCGCGTCCGCGGCGAACGGGGCGAGAGCTCGGACGGGGGAGCGGGCAGAAGGACTACGGGCGGGCGGTGATGTCCCTGGAACGGTTCAATAGTGCTGACTTCGATCCCGTGTCGCTGGCCGTGCGACTGAAGGTTCGCATGAACCGGCAGCGGATCCTTGAACGGGAGACCGATGTCCCGCAGCTCGAGGTCATCATCGGTGGTGCCGCGTTCCTTCACATCGCCGGCAGCAGCCAGACAATGATCGGTCAGCTGGAACATCTGCTGATGGACTTCCCGCCGCTGGCGGAAGGGCGCCTGGTGGAGCCGACGCAGGTATACGTCGATGGGTACTCGGCCTTCTACATGTCGGCTGATCCCGCTGAGGTCGGCAAGTACCGCCGGGCTTGGCCGAGCATGCGCGAGACCGCGTTGAGTGAATCGGCCTCGCGCGAATTCCTCAAACGCCGGATCGCCGACTTGTCGTAG